The Noviherbaspirillum saxi genome includes a window with the following:
- a CDS encoding flagellar protein FlaG — protein sequence MDISVIGNNSPPGAARSEGISAAETLLAARSAAATVQTAAAVEQPATVPSLGQVSQALKSINKALEERSQSLEFALDEDTDRTVVKVLDRQTKEVIRQMPTEEALRISKTLDQSHGLLIRQKA from the coding sequence ATGGACATTAGCGTGATCGGCAATAACAGCCCACCCGGGGCGGCGCGCAGTGAAGGCATCTCTGCCGCCGAGACCCTGCTGGCGGCACGGAGTGCCGCCGCCACGGTGCAGACCGCGGCGGCGGTTGAGCAACCGGCAACGGTTCCCAGCCTTGGGCAAGTATCGCAAGCGCTCAAAAGTATCAACAAGGCACTCGAAGAGCGCTCGCAAAGCCTTGAATTTGCGCTGGATGAGGACACTGACCGCACCGTGGTCAAGGTGCTGGACCGCCAAACCAAGGAAGTGATCCGGCAAATGCCGACTGAGGAAGCGCTGCGTATTTCCAAGACGCTCGATCAGTCGCATGGCTTGCTAATTCGGCAAAAAGCCTGA
- the fliS gene encoding flagellar export chaperone FliS has product MFGSTRSGANAYATVGVETGVAAASPHKLIVMLFEGAMVAVASAQHHMQTGDIAAKGKAISHAISIIDNGLRASLDKKVGGEIALNLDALYEYMSNRLLTANLKNQPQTLDEIYQLLKGLKGAWDAISPASGASAEAAAQPAAAPAPGQAQAYDPLAPQPSRLMKA; this is encoded by the coding sequence ATGTTTGGATCAACGCGGAGCGGCGCAAACGCTTATGCGACAGTCGGGGTCGAGACCGGCGTGGCGGCGGCTAGCCCGCACAAACTCATCGTGATGCTGTTCGAAGGCGCGATGGTCGCCGTCGCTTCGGCGCAGCATCACATGCAGACGGGCGATATTGCCGCCAAGGGCAAGGCGATTTCACATGCGATCTCCATTATCGATAACGGTTTGCGCGCCAGCCTCGACAAAAAGGTGGGTGGCGAGATCGCCCTGAACCTCGATGCGCTGTATGAATACATGAGCAACCGGCTGTTGACGGCCAATCTGAAGAACCAACCGCAGACGCTGGACGAGATTTACCAACTCCTGAAGGGCCTGAAGGGCGCCTGGGATGCCATATCGCCGGCATCCGGCGCTTCCGCTGAAGCGGCGGCCCAACCCGCAGCGGCGCCAGCGCCGGGACAGGCGCAAGCCTATGACCCGCTCGCACCGCAACCATCGAGACTGATGAAGGCGTGA